The DNA sequence GTCTTTAACATCTTTAATCAATAAAACTTTCATTTTTTATCCTTAAGAGCGAGTATTTTTGGGAAGTGGGGCATTTTTCAGTTTTTCACCATGAAATGCATCAATGCCCCCACTAAGATGGGCGATATTACTAAAGCCCATCCGTCGTAAAATAAATATCATTTGAGATGTGCGTCCACCGACATGGCAGTAAAAAATCAGAAGCTTACCTGAGAGCTTTTTCAGCTCTTCCATATGTTGATGAATGGTCGAAGTTGGTAAAAGCATGTCAGTGCCTTTGATACTTGATTGCGAGTACTCATGCATTTCTCTAATGTCAATGAGCACAAAATCAAGCTTTTTTTGGGCTCTTAAATTTAGCATTACATGTAACTCTTCACCACTCACTTCACAGCTTCGTGTTACGGTTTTGACTAAATTCATCATTGCTTCATCACTCCATTCATCTTCACACACTTCATCCATAAGGTTTAAGCTTTACCTTGGTTTTTTCTGTTTTTTCCGCTAATAATAAAGCGTAATGCATTAAGCTTTATAAAACCTGCTGCATCTTTTTGGTTATAGACTTCGTCTTCTTCAAACGTACAGAATGCTTCGTTGAAAAGATTATTGGTTTTAGAATCTCTTCCGATAACAGAAACATTACCTTTGTAAAGTTTGAGCTTAACTGTGCCATTTACTGTCTCTTGTGATTTATCGATGGCTGCTTGCATCATCTCACGCTCTGGAGAGAACCAGAATCCATTGTAGATGGTTTTTGCATAACGAGGCATGATTTCATCTTTAAAGTGCGCTGCTTCGCGGTCAAGTGTAATGCTCTCAATCGCTCTGTGAGCACGAAGCATAATCGTACCACCAGGTGTTTCATAGCAACCTCTACTTTTCATACCGACAAAACGGTTTTCAACGATATCAATACGGCCAATGCCATGTTTACAGCCGATTTCATTAAGTTTTGCTAGCATGGTTGCAGGACTTAGTTTAACACCATTAAGTGCAACTGGATCACCTTTTTCATAAGTGATTTCAATGACTTCTGATTGGTCAGGTGCATTTTCCGGGCTTACTGTCCATCGCCACATATCTTCTTCTGGCTCTGCTGCTGGGTTTTCAAGCACGAGTCCCTCATAAGAGATGTGAAGCAAGTTTGCATCCATAGAGTAGGGTGATTTACCCGGTTTTTTCTCAATACTGATGCCATTTTTCTCTGCATAGGCAAGAAGTTTTTCACGAGAGTTTAGATCCCACTCTCTCCAAGGTGCGATGATAACAAGGTCTGAATTCATGC is a window from the Sulfurospirillum oryzae genome containing:
- a CDS encoding argininosuccinate synthase; amino-acid sequence: MKKNVKKVVLAYSGGLDTSIILKWLQDEYKCEVVTFTADIGQGEELEPARKKAISLGIKPENIFIEDLKEEFVKDYVFPMFRANAIYEGEYLLGTSIARPLIAKRQAEIAAMVGADGVSHGATGKGNDQVRFEMGYLSMNSDLVIIAPWREWDLNSREKLLAYAEKNGISIEKKPGKSPYSMDANLLHISYEGLVLENPAAEPEEDMWRWTVSPENAPDQSEVIEITYEKGDPVALNGVKLSPATMLAKLNEIGCKHGIGRIDIVENRFVGMKSRGCYETPGGTIMLRAHRAIESITLDREAAHFKDEIMPRYAKTIYNGFWFSPEREMMQAAIDKSQETVNGTVKLKLYKGNVSVIGRDSKTNNLFNEAFCTFEEDEVYNQKDAAGFIKLNALRFIISGKNRKNQGKA
- a CDS encoding rhodanese-like domain-containing protein — protein: MDEVCEDEWSDEAMMNLVKTVTRSCEVSGEELHVMLNLRAQKKLDFVLIDIREMHEYSQSSIKGTDMLLPTSTIHQHMEELKKLSGKLLIFYCHVGGRTSQMIFILRRMGFSNIAHLSGGIDAFHGEKLKNAPLPKNTRS